Proteins found in one Pseudochaenichthys georgianus chromosome 13, fPseGeo1.2, whole genome shotgun sequence genomic segment:
- the kctd14 gene encoding BTB/POZ domain-containing protein KCTD14 — MSLPDYKPSEKQSLPTLPHSPVVQLNVGGHLFSTALSTLRKHPDSRLAELFSSPPKLRSDPLGRYFIDRDGSHFGAILDFLRSDCLPTHSTKEVHREAVYYNIRPLVKLLEESPPLFGELVGRQQFLSRVPHYRENIEVLIRIARAEAIAARQSTIMICVLRTEEDLGLYDNAINSLESNKESVVTFGPWKAALSVKDLLDCVKLDIESQGYSVSIQRHAVERSFLSTRSYDYFHKLIFTWW; from the exons CACTCTCCTGTGGTGCAGCTGAACGTGGGGGGGCACCTGTTCAGCACCGCTCTGAGCACGCTCCGTAAACACCCCGACTCCAGGCTGGCTGAGCTGTTCAGCTCTCCGCCCAAACTACGCTCCGACCCTCTGGGACGCTACTTCATCGACCGTGACGGGTCGCACTTCGGAGCCATCCTCGACTTCCTGAGATCCGACTGCCTGCCAACACACAGCACCAAGGAG gttcaCAGAGAGGCGGTGTACTACAACATCAGACCCCTGGTGAAGCTCCTGGAGGAGAGCCCTCCTCTGTTTGGAGAGCTGGTGGGCCGGCAGCAGTTCCTTTCCAGAGTCCCCCACTACAGGGAGAACATCGAG GTGCTGATTCGTATTGCCAGAGCCGAGGCCATAGCCGCCCGCCAGTCCACCATCATGATATGCGTGCTGCGCACAGAGGAGGACTTGGGTCTCTATGACAACGCCATCAACAGCCTGGAGTCAAATAAGGAGTCGGTGGTGACGTTCGGACCCTGGAAGGCCGCGCTGTCCGTCAAAGACCTGCTGGACTGTGTGAAGCTGGACATCGAGAGTCAGGGCTACAGTGTGAGCATCCAGCGCCACGCGGTGGAGAGGAGCTTCCTGTCCACCAGGAGCTACGACTACTTCCACAAACTCATCTTCACCTGGTGGTGA